The Achromobacter deleyi genome has a window encoding:
- a CDS encoding SMP-30/gluconolactonase/LRE family protein — protein sequence MYPPAEPMGTEVFARLPESLHLTEQSSSWLAARHVKMHSFLEGPSFDRAGNLWCVDLAHGRILRVDPAGNFEVIVSYEGEPNGLKIHRDGRIFVADHLHGLMLLDPEARSIRPYLQHVQREGLKGLNDLFFASNGDLYFTDQGESALENPTGRVFRLRADGKTVDLLMDGLAGPNGLVMNKAENMLYVAITHDNAIYALRLEPSGQMKKASRYIQLSGSTAGPDGMAIDSAGNLAVVHAQAGTVWLFSPLGEPLYRIRSCAGMRTTNVAFGGEDMRSLYITEAEQGVILRARLPHPGKPMYSHRD from the coding sequence ATGTATCCTCCCGCTGAACCCATGGGCACCGAGGTATTCGCCCGGCTGCCCGAATCCCTGCACCTGACCGAACAGAGTTCGAGCTGGCTGGCCGCGCGCCACGTGAAGATGCACTCTTTTCTGGAGGGGCCTTCGTTCGATCGCGCCGGCAATCTGTGGTGCGTCGATCTGGCGCATGGGCGCATCCTGCGCGTGGACCCGGCAGGCAACTTTGAGGTCATCGTCAGCTACGAAGGCGAGCCCAACGGCCTGAAAATCCATCGGGACGGGCGCATCTTCGTTGCCGATCACCTGCACGGGCTGATGCTTCTGGATCCCGAAGCCCGCAGCATCCGGCCGTACCTGCAGCACGTGCAGCGCGAAGGACTGAAGGGCCTGAACGATCTGTTCTTCGCATCCAACGGCGACCTGTACTTCACCGATCAGGGTGAAAGCGCCCTGGAGAACCCGACCGGCCGCGTGTTCCGCCTGCGCGCCGACGGCAAGACCGTGGACCTCTTGATGGATGGCCTGGCCGGGCCCAACGGCCTAGTCATGAACAAAGCCGAGAATATGCTTTATGTGGCCATCACGCACGACAACGCGATCTATGCGCTGCGGCTGGAACCCAGTGGCCAGATGAAGAAAGCCAGCCGCTACATCCAGCTGTCCGGCAGCACCGCCGGGCCGGACGGCATGGCCATCGACAGCGCCGGCAACCTGGCGGTCGTCCATGCCCAGGCAGGCACCGTATGGCTGTTCAGCCCCTTGGGCGAACCCCTTTACCGCATCCGGTCCTGCGCAGGCATGCGCACCACCAATGTCGCATTCGGCGGCGAGGACATGCGCAGCTTGTATATCACCGAAGCGGAGCAGGGCGTCATCCTGCGCGCCCGCCTGCCGCATCCCGGCAAGCCGATGTACTCGCACAGAGATTGA
- a CDS encoding AtuA-related protein: protein MSILVYDLAHARAGDKGNTSSIAVIAYDDDGWQVLRQTLTAECVEQAFAHLGAGKVRRYEVDSLKALNFVIPNVLSGGVTRSLRLDPHGKSLSALMLGIELPANQPQS, encoded by the coding sequence ATGAGCATTCTGGTTTATGACCTGGCGCATGCGCGTGCCGGCGACAAGGGCAATACCTCCAGCATCGCCGTCATTGCTTACGACGACGACGGTTGGCAGGTGCTGCGCCAGACGCTTACCGCCGAATGCGTCGAACAGGCCTTTGCGCATCTGGGAGCAGGGAAGGTGCGTCGTTACGAGGTCGATAGCCTGAAGGCGCTGAATTTCGTAATCCCGAACGTGCTGTCCGGCGGCGTCACGCGCTCGCTGCGCCTGGATCCGCACGGCAAGTCGCTCAGCGCGCTGATGCTGGGAATCGAGCTTCCGGCCAATCAACCGCAATCCTGA